The Hyphococcus flavus genome contains a region encoding:
- a CDS encoding alpha/beta fold hydrolase — protein sequence MFGRYREITYTAPLKTPIDTDAYHLQANGDWRLFVFTGTPSNKFIYQRFLRVAPHGLDVVVLTRPGFGRGHEDPITDFDEQVAAIRPFLPGGEFGDKKIVTMGVSYGGELALKAALDFPGQILGVVTVAALIDEPHDYALKLEQLGGESGIESYVPNRWQKVRAEIAGRRAQIGPLMERLKSLKAPVEVMHGDFDALVPRSNAETLMGALPESVGALEIVPGGTHYLEGQYPRRVHRAVQRVIERAESGLQAAQSAGKTA from the coding sequence ATGTTCGGCCGATATCGCGAAATCACTTACACAGCGCCGCTAAAAACGCCGATTGATACGGACGCCTATCATTTGCAAGCCAATGGCGACTGGCGGCTGTTTGTGTTTACGGGAACGCCGAGCAACAAGTTTATTTATCAGCGGTTCTTGCGCGTCGCTCCTCATGGGCTCGATGTTGTAGTCTTGACGCGGCCAGGTTTTGGCAGGGGGCACGAGGACCCGATCACTGATTTTGACGAACAGGTGGCGGCCATTAGACCCTTCCTGCCGGGCGGTGAATTCGGCGACAAAAAGATCGTGACCATGGGCGTTTCTTATGGCGGGGAGCTGGCGCTGAAAGCTGCGCTCGATTTTCCCGGTCAGATTTTGGGAGTCGTGACGGTTGCGGCGCTGATTGATGAGCCCCATGATTACGCCTTGAAGCTGGAACAACTTGGCGGCGAAAGCGGCATCGAATCCTATGTGCCAAACCGTTGGCAAAAGGTTCGGGCGGAAATTGCCGGGCGGCGCGCGCAGATCGGGCCGCTTATGGAACGTCTGAAATCACTGAAGGCGCCAGTCGAGGTCATGCATGGCGATTTTGATGCGCTCGTGCCGCGCTCCAACGCTGAAACGCTGATGGGCGCGCTCCCTGAAAGCGTGGGCGCGCTGGAGATTGTTCCCGGCGGCACCCATTACCTCGAAGGACAATATCCCCGGCGCGTGCACCGCGCTGTGCAGCGGGTGATTGAGCGGGCGGAAAGCGGGTTGCAAGCAGCGCAAAGCGCGGGCAAAACCGCCTGA
- a CDS encoding fatty acid desaturase family protein — protein MRDLKIHARTETKGFQWPTLAFSYLVISMTLAGIWAGVTGLVPLWAAMIWNSFWMAQGYTAAHECAHRNLNGKHRRLNWLNDFFGIAGFSFTLHSYTVHCHVHRLHHAHTNDPERDTDAWVSDAPNLPSAIFRSLMFYFHTNYFIFKIFPLVRDKRKFIMRAALETAFPFAIIITFAAMGYWREVLMLSVIPTILAFALVSFFIDWIPHHVEDKSDVMKQTLIQKPSKSLRGKFFSWIYGFHNYHLIHHLVPSIPWYAQERTFEKAETFLRANGARIREADEAFTPTTQQVAS, from the coding sequence ATGAGGGATTTGAAAATCCACGCACGGACGGAAACGAAAGGTTTCCAGTGGCCGACGCTTGCCTTTTCCTATCTTGTCATCAGCATGACCCTCGCCGGCATCTGGGCCGGCGTGACGGGCCTCGTTCCGCTGTGGGCCGCGATGATCTGGAATTCATTCTGGATGGCGCAAGGCTATACCGCCGCTCATGAATGCGCCCACCGCAACCTCAACGGCAAGCACCGGCGCCTAAACTGGCTGAATGATTTCTTCGGCATCGCCGGATTTTCATTCACGCTCCATTCCTACACCGTGCATTGCCACGTCCATCGCCTGCACCACGCACACACGAACGACCCGGAGCGCGACACCGACGCCTGGGTATCAGATGCCCCGAACCTGCCTTCGGCGATCTTCCGCTCCCTGATGTTTTATTTTCATACAAATTATTTTATCTTCAAGATTTTCCCACTGGTCCGCGACAAACGAAAATTTATCATGCGCGCCGCGCTAGAAACGGCTTTTCCATTCGCTATTATTATTACGTTTGCAGCAATGGGCTATTGGCGCGAAGTGCTGATGCTTTCGGTCATCCCGACTATTCTGGCTTTCGCGCTGGTCAGCTTTTTCATCGACTGGATTCCGCATCACGTGGAAGACAAGTCCGACGTGATGAAACAGACGCTGATCCAGAAACCGTCAAAAAGCTTACGCGGTAAGTTTTTCTCGTGGATCTATGGCTTTCACAATTACCATCTGATCCATCATCTCGTTCCGAGCATTCCATGGTACGCGCAGGAGCGCACGTTCGAAAAAGCGGAAACGTTTTTAAGAGCAAACGGCGCGCGGATCAGGGAAGCAGACGAGGCGTTTACGCCCACCACTCAGCAGGTCGCTTCGTAG
- the gatA gene encoding Asp-tRNA(Asn)/Glu-tRNA(Gln) amidotransferase subunit GatA, translated as MTNPADLTLAQLRDALKKKETTSLEATDAYLARIEKAKPLNAFITTTADKARDMAKASDTKLAKGEGGDLEGVPLGIKDLFCTEGVLTTAASHILDGFTPRYESTVTSNLWRDGAVCLGKLNLDEFAMGSSNETSFYGNVINPWRREGDDTALTPGGSSGGSSAAVAARLCAAATATDTGGSIRQPASLTNTVGVKPTYGRVSRWGIVAFASSLDQAGPVAQDVRDAAVMLKSMAGPDPKDSTCINRPVPDYEAVLGQSLKGMKIGVPKEYRLDGMPEEIEKLWAQGIDWMKDAGCEIVDISLPMTKYALPVYYIVAPAEASSNLARYDGVKYGHRAKDYTDILSMYENTRAEGFGDEVKRRILIGTYVLSAGYYDAYYLRAQKVRKKIFDEFTDAFSKVDLILTPSTPSAAFALGEKSDDPVQMYLNDVFTVTGNLAGLPGASVPAGYDKQGLPLGLQLLARPFDEETMFKGMYAIEQAAGATKRPAEWWA; from the coding sequence ATGACAAATCCCGCCGATCTTACCCTCGCCCAGCTTCGCGACGCGTTGAAGAAAAAAGAAACGACTTCGCTCGAGGCGACGGACGCCTATCTTGCGCGGATCGAAAAAGCAAAACCGCTGAACGCGTTCATCACAACCACGGCGGACAAAGCCCGCGACATGGCGAAGGCTTCCGATACGAAACTCGCCAAAGGCGAGGGCGGCGACCTTGAGGGCGTGCCGCTCGGCATCAAGGATCTCTTTTGTACCGAGGGAGTGTTGACGACTGCCGCTTCGCATATTCTTGATGGCTTCACCCCGCGCTATGAATCGACAGTGACGAGCAATCTGTGGCGTGACGGCGCGGTCTGTCTTGGCAAACTCAATCTCGACGAGTTCGCCATGGGCTCGTCGAACGAAACAAGCTTTTACGGCAATGTTATCAACCCGTGGCGGCGCGAGGGCGACGATACAGCTCTGACGCCCGGTGGTTCCTCAGGCGGCTCGTCTGCAGCCGTGGCGGCGCGCCTTTGCGCCGCGGCTACAGCGACCGATACGGGCGGCTCGATCCGCCAGCCGGCGTCTTTGACCAATACCGTCGGTGTTAAACCGACTTACGGCCGCGTTTCACGCTGGGGCATTGTCGCGTTCGCATCATCACTCGATCAGGCGGGACCGGTGGCGCAGGATGTGCGCGATGCGGCGGTCATGCTGAAGTCCATGGCCGGGCCTGACCCGAAAGATTCAACCTGTATCAATCGTCCGGTCCCGGATTATGAAGCGGTGCTGGGCCAATCGCTTAAAGGCATGAAGATCGGCGTGCCGAAGGAATACCGCCTCGACGGCATGCCCGAGGAAATCGAAAAACTCTGGGCGCAAGGCATCGACTGGATGAAAGACGCCGGCTGCGAGATTGTCGATATCTCGCTGCCCATGACCAAATACGCGCTGCCGGTTTATTATATTGTTGCGCCGGCGGAGGCTTCGTCGAACCTCGCGCGCTATGACGGCGTCAAATACGGTCACCGCGCCAAAGATTACACCGACATTTTGTCGATGTATGAAAACACCCGCGCCGAAGGGTTCGGAGACGAGGTAAAGCGCCGCATCCTGATCGGCACATACGTGCTGTCTGCGGGCTATTACGACGCCTATTACTTGCGCGCGCAGAAAGTGCGAAAGAAAATCTTCGACGAATTCACAGACGCGTTCTCAAAAGTCGATCTCATCCTGACGCCGTCCACGCCTTCAGCGGCGTTTGCGCTTGGCGAGAAGTCAGATGATCCCGTGCAGATGTACCTGAATGACGTCTTCACGGTGACGGGCAATCTGGCTGGTCTGCCGGGTGCATCAGTGCCGGCGGGCTACGACAAACAGGGACTGCCGCTGGGCTTGCAGCTTCTCGCGCGTCCGTTTGACGAAGAAACCATGTTCAAAGGCATGTATGCTATTGAGCAGGCTGCGGGCGCTACGAAGCGACCTGCTGAGTGGTGGGCGTAA
- the gatC gene encoding Asp-tRNA(Asn)/Glu-tRNA(Gln) amidotransferase subunit GatC, with product MSIDKDTVRKVAHLARIAEPEERLEPLAKEISGILDWIEQLNEVDVEGVEAMASTVDVTLPMREDVCQDGPTGGGQPDNVVANAPKTEDHFFVVPKVVE from the coding sequence ATGTCGATTGATAAGGACACAGTGCGCAAGGTGGCGCACCTCGCGCGGATCGCAGAGCCGGAAGAACGGCTCGAGCCGTTGGCGAAAGAAATCTCCGGCATTCTCGACTGGATCGAGCAATTGAACGAAGTTGATGTCGAGGGCGTTGAGGCCATGGCCTCCACCGTCGATGTGACGTTGCCCATGCGCGAGGACGTTTGCCAGGACGGCCCCACCGGCGGCGGTCAGCCGGATAACGTCGTCGCTAACGCGCCCAAGACCGAAGACCACTTCTTCGTCGTGCCGAAGGTGGTGGAATAA
- the ruvX gene encoding Holliday junction resolvase RuvX, with amino-acid sequence MTETFEQQAAAFGATGALFGLDIGEKTIGVAVCDPARQVATPVETIRRKKFTPDAERLKELATARGVMGLIIGLPRNMDGTEGPSAQRARAFARNLPRILDLPVAFWDERLSTAAMERDLIALDTSRAKRAEKIDEAAATFILQGAIDRIRGLAT; translated from the coding sequence ATGACCGAAACATTTGAACAACAGGCTGCGGCGTTTGGCGCTACTGGCGCCCTGTTCGGCCTCGATATTGGCGAAAAAACCATCGGGGTCGCGGTCTGCGATCCGGCGCGTCAGGTGGCGACGCCGGTAGAAACCATCCGCCGGAAGAAATTCACCCCCGACGCCGAGCGGTTGAAGGAATTGGCGACGGCGCGCGGGGTCATGGGCCTCATCATCGGCCTGCCGCGCAATATGGACGGAACCGAAGGCCCCAGCGCCCAGCGCGCCCGTGCCTTCGCCCGCAACCTGCCTCGCATCCTCGACCTCCCGGTCGCCTTCTGGGACGAGCGGCTTTCCACAGCCGCCATGGAGCGCGACCTTATCGCCCTCGACACAAGCCGCGCCAAGCGCGCCGAAAAGATCGACGAGGCGGCGGCGACGTTTATACTACAGGGGGCAATCGATCGCATAAGGGGGCTTGCAACATGA